In Candidatus Sulfurimonas marisnigri, a single genomic region encodes these proteins:
- a CDS encoding Hsp20/alpha crystallin family protein: protein MDFGKLVPWNWFKKEEEEKGHIVPVKIEEDVHLFPASIHELQTEFDGFLDSVKRTIGSKWINNPLIRTDLFKPSLDVASDGKEYSIKVELPGMDKNNISIECTNNILKIKGEKHQEKEEKKKDYYRIERSYGSFERILDIPDDADSTNITSSYKDGVLSVVIPRKVLPKKETRRIEITSES from the coding sequence ATGGATTTTGGAAAATTAGTGCCGTGGAATTGGTTTAAAAAAGAAGAAGAGGAAAAAGGGCATATAGTTCCCGTTAAAATAGAAGAAGATGTTCATCTGTTTCCTGCCTCAATACATGAGTTGCAGACAGAATTCGATGGTTTTTTAGATTCTGTGAAGCGCACCATTGGCTCAAAGTGGATAAATAATCCACTTATCAGAACTGATTTGTTTAAGCCGTCTCTTGATGTGGCTTCTGACGGTAAAGAGTACAGCATCAAGGTTGAACTTCCCGGAATGGATAAAAATAATATTAGTATAGAGTGTACAAACAATATATTAAAAATTAAAGGGGAGAAGCATCAGGAGAAAGAGGAGAAAAAGAAAGATTATTATCGAATAGAGCGGAGTTATGGCTCATTTGAGCGTATTCTTGACATACCCGATGATGCTGATTCAACTAATATCACCTCAAGCTATAAAGATGGAGTGTTAAGTGTGGTTATTCCAAGAAAAGTGTTGCCCAAAAAAGAGACAAGAAGAATAGAGATAACAAGCGAATCTTAA
- a CDS encoding nickel-dependent hydrogenase large subunit has translation MGSIKKVVIDPITRIEGHLRVEVEVDEDGVVQEAYVSGQLFRGIEIILKDRDPRDAGLMAGRICGVCTNSHFRGAITCVEDAYSLKIPKNAEIIRDLIAMALFIQDHVVHFYHLHSLDFVDVTSALSADPKATSKEAHKYAKKPFRNSHSHYEAVIEKLQNFVKAGKLGPFANAYWGHSDYKLTPEQNLIMISHYLEALKFQTNISKAVAIFGAKTPHPQTLVVGGVTSVADMLNPQRLNDYLFIIKEAKDFIERAYLPDAKLLATAYRDEIKVGLGRANGNFLSVGGYEFEGDQRLFCGGVIYNHDFSKIEDFDERKVTEEIDRAWYKGTPEENEVCYTDLNEDGTLKTAKNDDKYSWIKAPRYDGETMETGPLARVLVSYIKENKLIKPFVDEFLQETDLELLDLSSTVGRNVARAIETSYVCEYIFKLVSRMIQNIKYYDTDTWVKFDFNNLQKDTKGRAFLEVPRGVLCHFVKIKDAKIENFSVIAPTTWNATPKNFDSKRGAYEEALIGIKIQDTSKPLEVLKVIHSFDPCLACAVHVIDTNGKELGQYKIKTL, from the coding sequence ATGGGCAGTATAAAAAAGGTTGTAATAGACCCTATTACACGAATAGAGGGACATTTAAGAGTTGAGGTTGAAGTCGATGAAGATGGAGTTGTTCAAGAGGCTTATGTAAGTGGTCAGCTTTTTCGCGGAATTGAGATTATATTAAAAGATAGAGACCCTAGAGATGCAGGACTTATGGCTGGTAGAATTTGTGGTGTTTGTACTAATTCACACTTTCGCGGAGCAATTACATGTGTAGAAGATGCTTACTCTTTAAAAATCCCAAAAAATGCTGAGATTATTAGAGACTTAATTGCTATGGCACTTTTTATTCAAGACCATGTAGTCCATTTTTACCATCTTCATTCTTTGGATTTTGTTGATGTAACATCTGCATTAAGTGCAGACCCTAAAGCGACATCCAAAGAGGCTCACAAGTATGCAAAAAAACCTTTTAGAAACTCCCATTCACACTATGAAGCGGTTATAGAAAAACTACAAAATTTTGTAAAAGCTGGAAAACTTGGGCCATTTGCAAATGCCTACTGGGGACATAGTGATTATAAACTAACACCTGAACAAAACTTGATTATGATTTCTCACTATTTAGAAGCGCTGAAATTTCAAACAAATATAAGCAAGGCTGTAGCTATTTTTGGGGCAAAGACTCCACACCCTCAGACATTAGTAGTAGGCGGGGTTACTAGTGTGGCCGATATGTTAAATCCTCAGAGACTCAATGATTATCTTTTTATTATAAAAGAGGCTAAAGATTTTATTGAGCGTGCTTATCTTCCAGATGCAAAACTTTTAGCCACAGCATATCGTGATGAGATAAAAGTCGGGCTAGGAAGGGCTAATGGAAACTTTTTATCTGTTGGCGGATATGAGTTTGAGGGTGACCAGAGACTATTTTGCGGTGGAGTTATATACAATCATGATTTTAGTAAAATAGAAGATTTTGATGAGAGAAAAGTAACAGAAGAGATTGATCGTGCTTGGTATAAGGGTACTCCTGAAGAAAATGAAGTATGCTATACAGATTTGAATGAAGACGGAACTCTAAAGACTGCAAAAAATGATGATAAATACTCTTGGATAAAAGCTCCTAGGTACGATGGTGAAACCATGGAGACAGGACCGCTTGCAAGAGTGTTGGTTAGTTATATAAAAGAGAACAAACTTATAAAACCTTTTGTAGATGAGTTTTTACAAGAGACAGATTTAGAACTTTTAGACCTCTCATCTACTGTTGGAAGAAATGTAGCAAGAGCTATAGAGACCAGTTATGTATGTGAATATATTTTTAAACTTGTATCAAGAATGATTCAAAATATTAAATACTACGATACAGATACATGGGTGAAATTTGATTTTAACAATTTACAAAAAGATACCAAAGGGAGAGCTTTTCTTGAAGTTCCTCGTGGAGTTTTGTGCCATTTTGTAAAAATTAAAGATGCTAAAATAGAAAACTTTTCTGTAATTGCACCGACAACATGGAATGCTACTCCTAAAAATTTTGACTCAAAACGTGGAGCTTACGAAGAGGCGTTAATTGGGATAAAGATACAAGACACCTCAAAGCCGTTAGAAGTATTAAAAGTTATACACTCTTTTGATCCATGTCTTGCATGTGCTGTACATGTAATAGACACAAACGGTAAAGAACTAGGTCAATACAAGATTAAAACTCTATAG
- a CDS encoding Lon protease family protein, whose translation MPYTLEVSQLYHTCNSSLLSFETTQELQMTDEYVWHKGAIEAVDFSANIEQDGYNLFAMGTTGSGKFSTIMSYLKNKAKNGASPSDWCYVNNFKDPKKPIAIQMPSGLAFVFKDDMYELIELLKGMLPAVFESNSYNNELEAITKKYVDKEAEIFEYLQEEAKKYDVAMNSASRSRVTFAPVIDSKILTAEEYNAIKGEEKENIKHKIDLFEKIVKEQLQKVSELSKAQQKEFRALERKITQESVESLIDEIRNKYSDFEKITEYLNALQNDVVRHVKDFLVKPEEMGMPPFIQEYYTPSFSRYKVNLLISHEKNATPPVIFEDNPIHQNLIGAIEHVSQVGTLVTDFSMIKPGALHKANGGYLILHAKKLLMQPFAYEELKRALHSKEIRIESLAQQYSFISTTTLEPEPIPLNIKIVLIGERILYYLLYQYDPDFQELFKVNADFEDEIPRSDDNIQLYAKMIGTMAKRDKLLPLTPEAVARVIEQSSREVSHSTKVSTHLRTLSDLLKEADYWSKKNNKKVIDADDVNQVLHTRMQRHNRIQMRLYELIDEGTIMINVKGSVVGQINALSYISMGGYSFGIASRITARTRIGKGEVIDIERKVELGGPLHSKGVMILSSYLGSTYSPNMPLSLWASLVFEQSYNLIDGDSASSTELYAILSSLSGLAIKQNIAVTGSINQFGEIQPIGGVNEKIEGFFDICMRQDPQASYGVIIPYANVKHLMLKEQLQEAVKNGIFTIYAVKTVNDGISILTGVEAGEVDAEGEFPPSCVNGLITAKLRELSKISKEFNSIKRA comes from the coding sequence ATGCCTTACACTTTAGAAGTCTCTCAACTTTACCATACATGTAACAGTTCTCTTTTGTCATTTGAAACTACACAGGAGTTGCAAATGACAGATGAGTATGTATGGCATAAGGGTGCTATTGAAGCTGTCGATTTTTCCGCAAATATCGAGCAGGATGGGTATAATCTTTTTGCTATGGGTACTACTGGAAGCGGAAAATTTTCAACTATTATGAGCTATTTAAAGAACAAAGCAAAAAATGGAGCTTCACCAAGCGACTGGTGTTATGTAAACAATTTTAAAGACCCGAAAAAGCCTATTGCAATACAAATGCCGTCTGGACTCGCTTTTGTTTTTAAAGATGACATGTATGAGCTTATTGAACTTTTAAAAGGGATGCTTCCCGCTGTTTTTGAGAGTAACTCCTACAACAATGAACTCGAAGCAATCACAAAAAAATATGTTGATAAAGAAGCAGAGATATTTGAATATTTACAAGAGGAGGCAAAAAAATACGATGTCGCTATGAACTCGGCTTCAAGAAGCAGAGTTACTTTTGCCCCTGTAATAGACTCAAAGATACTAACAGCTGAAGAGTATAACGCTATAAAAGGTGAAGAAAAAGAGAATATAAAACACAAGATTGACTTGTTTGAAAAGATAGTAAAAGAGCAACTGCAAAAGGTCAGTGAACTTAGCAAAGCACAACAAAAAGAGTTTAGGGCGCTTGAGCGTAAAATCACGCAAGAGTCTGTAGAATCATTAATAGATGAAATTCGAAATAAATACAGCGATTTTGAAAAAATCACCGAGTATCTAAATGCGTTGCAAAATGATGTTGTCCGTCATGTGAAAGATTTTTTAGTAAAACCTGAAGAGATGGGTATGCCGCCATTTATACAGGAGTATTATACGCCGTCATTTTCTCGCTATAAAGTAAATCTCTTAATATCTCATGAGAAAAATGCAACTCCACCCGTAATTTTCGAGGATAACCCTATTCATCAAAACTTGATAGGTGCAATAGAACATGTATCCCAGGTCGGAACATTAGTGACTGATTTTAGCATGATTAAACCTGGTGCCCTACACAAGGCAAACGGTGGATACCTTATTCTTCATGCAAAAAAACTCTTAATGCAGCCGTTTGCCTATGAAGAGCTCAAAAGGGCTTTACATTCAAAAGAGATACGGATAGAATCACTCGCTCAACAATACTCTTTTATAAGCACAACAACCCTCGAGCCTGAGCCAATTCCGTTAAATATAAAAATAGTACTTATCGGAGAGAGGATTTTATACTATCTTCTGTATCAGTATGATCCTGATTTTCAGGAACTTTTTAAAGTGAATGCAGACTTTGAAGACGAGATACCAAGAAGTGACGACAATATTCAGCTCTATGCCAAGATGATAGGGACAATGGCAAAGCGTGATAAATTACTTCCGCTTACTCCAGAGGCTGTTGCAAGGGTAATAGAGCAGAGCTCGAGAGAAGTATCACACTCCACAAAAGTTTCCACCCATCTTAGAACACTTAGTGACCTTTTAAAAGAGGCCGATTACTGGTCTAAAAAAAACAATAAAAAGGTTATAGATGCTGACGATGTAAATCAGGTGCTGCATACCCGCATGCAGCGCCACAACAGGATTCAGATGAGGCTTTATGAGCTGATTGATGAAGGTACTATTATGATTAACGTAAAAGGGAGCGTCGTAGGACAGATAAATGCTCTTAGTTATATATCTATGGGTGGATACAGCTTTGGCATTGCATCTCGTATTACTGCAAGAACTCGCATTGGCAAAGGGGAAGTTATAGATATTGAGCGTAAAGTTGAGTTAGGCGGCCCTCTTCATTCAAAAGGGGTTATGATACTTAGTTCATATCTAGGCTCTACATACTCGCCAAATATGCCTCTGAGTCTTTGGGCTTCACTTGTATTTGAGCAGTCCTACAATTTAATTGACGGAGACAGCGCATCATCTACGGAACTATATGCTATTTTATCTTCGCTTAGCGGTCTTGCTATCAAACAGAACATTGCCGTCACAGGTTCGATAAACCAGTTTGGCGAAATTCAACCTATTGGCGGTGTTAATGAAAAGATTGAAGGCTTTTTCGATATTTGCATGCGCCAAGACCCTCAAGCTTCCTACGGCGTCATCATACCTTATGCAAACGTAAAACACCTTATGCTGAAAGAACAACTGCAAGAAGCTGTTAAAAACGGGATTTTCACTATTTACGCCGTAAAAACAGTAAATGACGGTATCTCTATCTTGACAGGTGTTGAGGCGGGTGAAGTGGATGCAGAAGGGGAGTTTCCACCCTCTTGCGTGAACGGCTTAATCACTGCTAAACTTAGAGAACTCTCAAAAATCTCCAAAGAGTTCAACAGTATAAAAAGAGCCTGA
- a CDS encoding cation-transporting P-type ATPase: MKYLTGQNWHSIQAKEITELFESDISDGLSPLSIKHREEFFGKNILKETKQDSKLKKFFMQFHSALIYILLGASAVTAFLQEWIDSGVIFAVVIINVIIGYIQEVKAQEAIESLKNMMNAEAIVIRDGIKINISSIDLVPGDIVLLESGSKVPADMRLLECKNLKVDESMLTGESLPSQKNTDIHKENITLNDRDNMTYSGTYVTYGRAKGIVVATAGYTELGKIAHLIENTTAMDTPLTKKISAFSKILLYVILALAAFTFVVGILRDNSAVEMFMASVALAVGAIPEGLPAAVTITLAIGVSRMASKNAIIRKLPAVETLGSVTVICSDKTGTLTQNKMSVTHIYCSDNTYEITGNGYEPKGDFLQDGNKLEFFSDELKDLLRAGYLCNESYLINKDGHYSINGDPTEGSLIVSALKSGYEERILNKTFPRSDLLPFESDRQFMATINMDVENNQNILYLKGSVEKILNISEFEFIDEKLVEINKDKILEKVKEFAGQGLRVLAISKKLVAGDKIDSRLLDNKFIFLGLVAMMDPPRPEAIEAVKESIGAGIKIIMITGDHALTAFSIAKMMSIVDEGSKFEESVITGIELSKMRDSELIEKVSHARVFARVEPEQKLRIVDALQARGEIVAMTGDGVNDAPALKQADIGIAMGRGGTEVAKEAADMILSDDNFSSITHAVREGRNVFDNLIKFITWTLPTNLGEGLVILFAIMLGLTLPILPVQILWINMSTAIFLGLMLVFEPKEDGIMKRKPRKPNSSILRKSMIVQMLVVGVYMLITAYGMFNYAIANGHSVEYARTVAVNIFVFVELFYLFSCKELQNSVFKTDIFNNKFLLLGVGLMIFAQLTFTHVSFMNIMFKSEALDIQTWIGILVIASGVLFVVEFKRYIESITVNKTV, translated from the coding sequence ATGAAATATTTAACAGGTCAAAATTGGCACAGTATACAAGCTAAAGAGATTACAGAACTATTTGAAAGTGATATTAGCGATGGTTTATCGCCACTAAGCATAAAACACCGTGAAGAGTTCTTTGGTAAAAATATATTAAAAGAAACTAAACAAGACTCTAAGTTAAAAAAATTCTTTATGCAGTTTCATAGTGCTTTAATATATATACTTTTAGGTGCATCTGCAGTGACTGCTTTTTTGCAAGAGTGGATAGATAGCGGGGTGATTTTTGCTGTAGTAATTATTAACGTTATTATAGGGTACATACAAGAGGTAAAAGCACAAGAGGCAATCGAGTCACTAAAAAATATGATGAATGCCGAAGCTATAGTGATTAGAGATGGAATAAAGATAAATATATCTTCTATTGATTTAGTCCCAGGGGACATAGTTTTACTAGAGTCTGGCTCAAAAGTACCTGCTGACATGAGACTTTTAGAGTGTAAAAATCTAAAAGTAGATGAGTCTATGCTCACAGGAGAATCACTCCCTTCACAAAAGAATACAGACATACATAAAGAAAATATTACACTTAATGACAGAGACAACATGACATACTCCGGAACATATGTAACTTATGGCAGAGCAAAAGGTATAGTTGTAGCAACGGCAGGGTATACAGAGCTTGGAAAAATTGCGCATCTCATAGAAAACACCACAGCTATGGATACTCCCCTTACAAAGAAAATTTCAGCCTTTAGTAAAATTTTACTTTATGTGATTTTAGCTCTTGCTGCATTTACATTTGTTGTTGGTATATTAAGAGATAATAGTGCGGTTGAAATGTTTATGGCTTCAGTTGCTTTAGCTGTTGGAGCTATTCCCGAGGGGTTGCCAGCAGCTGTAACTATTACTCTTGCTATTGGGGTAAGTAGAATGGCTAGTAAAAATGCCATAATCAGAAAACTTCCAGCAGTTGAAACACTTGGAAGTGTTACTGTAATATGTTCAGATAAAACAGGTACTTTGACACAAAATAAGATGAGTGTTACACATATATATTGTTCAGACAACACATATGAGATAACCGGAAATGGATATGAGCCAAAAGGCGATTTTTTGCAAGATGGCAATAAATTAGAATTTTTCAGTGATGAATTAAAAGATCTTCTAAGAGCCGGCTATCTATGTAATGAGTCTTATCTGATAAACAAAGATGGGCACTACAGCATAAACGGTGACCCTACTGAAGGTTCACTTATTGTTAGTGCTTTGAAAAGTGGTTATGAAGAACGGATACTAAACAAAACCTTTCCAAGAAGTGATTTGCTCCCATTTGAATCAGATAGACAGTTTATGGCTACCATCAACATGGATGTAGAGAATAATCAAAATATTTTGTATCTCAAGGGTTCTGTTGAAAAAATTTTAAATATTAGTGAATTTGAATTTATAGATGAAAAACTTGTAGAAATAAATAAAGATAAGATTCTTGAAAAAGTAAAAGAGTTTGCAGGTCAAGGCTTGAGGGTACTAGCAATCTCAAAAAAATTAGTAGCAGGAGATAAAATAGACAGCAGGCTGCTTGATAATAAATTTATCTTTCTAGGTCTTGTGGCAATGATGGATCCTCCAAGACCTGAAGCTATTGAAGCTGTTAAAGAGTCTATTGGAGCTGGAATAAAAATTATTATGATAACAGGCGACCATGCTCTTACCGCATTCTCTATAGCAAAAATGATGTCTATAGTTGACGAGGGTTCAAAGTTTGAGGAGTCAGTTATAACAGGAATAGAGCTTTCAAAAATGAGAGACAGTGAGTTGATTGAAAAAGTATCACATGCAAGAGTATTTGCAAGGGTTGAGCCTGAACAAAAACTTCGTATAGTGGATGCCCTTCAAGCAAGGGGTGAGATAGTGGCAATGACAGGTGATGGAGTAAATGATGCTCCGGCACTAAAGCAGGCTGACATAGGGATAGCCATGGGACGAGGTGGCACAGAGGTGGCAAAAGAGGCAGCAGATATGATATTAAGCGATGACAACTTTAGCTCAATTACTCATGCTGTTAGAGAGGGTAGAAATGTATTTGATAATTTGATTAAATTTATCACATGGACACTACCTACAAATCTTGGAGAAGGACTTGTGATACTTTTTGCTATTATGCTTGGTTTAACACTTCCTATACTTCCTGTGCAAATTTTATGGATTAATATGTCAACTGCTATATTTCTAGGTCTTATGTTGGTTTTTGAGCCAAAAGAGGACGGTATTATGAAACGAAAGCCAAGAAAGCCAAACTCCTCTATTCTTAGAAAAAGTATGATTGTTCAGATGTTAGTTGTTGGCGTTTACATGTTGATTACCGCTTATGGCATGTTTAATTATGCGATAGCAAATGGACATAGTGTTGAGTATGCCAGAACAGTTGCTGTAAATATATTTGTTTTTGTAGAACTTTTTTACCTGTTTAGCTGTAAAGAGCTGCAAAACTCAGTTTTTAAAACAGATATATTTAACAATAAATTTTTACTTTTAGGGGTAGGTTTAATGATTTTTGCTCAGTTAACATTCACACATGTCAGTTTTATGAATATTATGTTTAAAAGTGAAGCTTTGGATATACAAACATGGATAGGGATATTAGTAATTGCATCCGGTGTTCTTTTTGTAGTAGAATTTAAAAGATATATTGAGAGTATAACAGTAAATAAAACAGTTTAA
- a CDS encoding c-type cytochrome, producing MKRVFTAIVAIVATTTLTAEVNVSTCTGCHGTDWSKAALNKSKNVAEMTHSEIADALKGYKAGTYGGPMKGLMKGQVAKYSDADLDAFSLTVGK from the coding sequence ATGAAAAGAGTTTTTACCGCGATTGTTGCTATAGTTGCAACAACTACTTTGACGGCTGAAGTGAACGTTAGCACATGTACTGGATGTCATGGGACTGATTGGAGCAAAGCTGCTCTTAATAAATCTAAAAATGTTGCTGAGATGACTCATTCTGAGATTGCTGATGCTCTTAAGGGATACAAAGCTGGCACTTATGGTGGTCCGATGAAAGGTCTTATGAAGGGTCAAGTTGCAAAATACTCTGACGCAGATTTAGATGCTTTCTCACTTACTGTAGGTAAGTAA
- a CDS encoding HyaD/HybD family hydrogenase maturation endopeptidase, giving the protein MAKNIIIGIGNLLFCDDGVGIIAASYLKKNFDFNPELEILDGGTLGFGLIEYFLEYDNVFIIDTISIEDEAGEVYKIPSDELLGSTRYKNTAHEVEVVQMLEACELHDKIANVTIFGVVAEDIYNVKIGLSKALQKKFNLLIEAVIKSVEELGVKAIKKDNVLLQEVIKELK; this is encoded by the coding sequence ATGGCTAAAAATATAATTATAGGTATCGGTAACTTGCTTTTTTGTGATGATGGGGTGGGTATTATTGCTGCTTCATATTTGAAAAAGAACTTTGATTTCAATCCAGAGTTAGAGATACTTGATGGTGGAACACTCGGTTTTGGACTGATAGAGTATTTTCTTGAATATGATAATGTTTTTATTATTGACACTATCTCAATTGAAGATGAAGCAGGTGAGGTCTATAAAATACCATCTGATGAGTTGTTAGGGAGTACAAGATACAAAAATACAGCCCATGAAGTTGAAGTAGTACAGATGTTAGAAGCTTGTGAGCTACATGATAAAATAGCAAATGTAACTATTTTTGGCGTTGTTGCAGAAGATATTTACAATGTTAAAATAGGACTTAGTAAGGCATTACAAAAAAAATTCAACTTGCTGATAGAGGCAGTAATAAAGAGTGTAGAAGAGTTAGGTGTTAAAGCTATAAAAAAAGATAACGTGTTATTACAAGAGGTAATTAAAGAGTTAAAATAG
- a CDS encoding hydrogenase small subunit: MRVIIVGGGIAAVYLANNIKKQNSSLEVTILSDEKYPPYDRIHLCRLVDGDDDTDRISLPLDPTVKLELSQKVVRVDKDAKRVFSDNSMFSYDKLIIATGSTPISLFNIENIKNATVFRSADDCEMIKYGINNREVVVVGSGPIGLELLETLNEMPNVQEITLLIRGKHLYDKNLSIDSIKTIEECYLKDGKIKISYEDEIVDKVIENGEIKLLKTKKLEIKNPFLVFGVGIKPNIEEFRETFECNRGILTNLYMQTDDEDIYAVGECAEVSEFNYVAGHVKECTAQADCAISHLLQIDIKEFELNTSIDMLKVGEFDLIEVNSPKFTSDYEKVLITSKADNRIDEYFVTDDKLTRFIGINSNVDVGYLETLINSGEKLDINYLYENRLIGERGRLICSCEHIYQQDLVDIVTQAGISSFSELAQFSEAGRVCGRCKVMVADVIKESQHLIDPNMPRKSPEDIKREKEIAEVSKRIDKFNSIHPRNNLSTDNLESAMASLDIGKKEVNSWISMVTANMQLHPSFEQVVDNAVCNLNKVPIIWLELADCSGNSEAFIKSTNPAIEDLIFDYISLDYHELLMSASGDQSETILEDIIENEKGKYILMVEGAVPLAMDGKYLRIGPKGETGLELLQKCAKDAALVIAVGSCALDGGVVAAHPNPTGAVGVAEALKRDDIINIPGCPTNPTNIVGTLLSYIMFEELPALDKFNRPLWAYEGRVHDNCERRGHYELGEFVKEWGDEGAKKGYCLFEVGCKGPYTNVNCPTMKFNAGTSWPVQAGHGCMGCVEVGFFDKFANERKYVEDEK; encoded by the coding sequence ATGAGAGTTATAATCGTAGGCGGCGGCATAGCCGCAGTATATTTGGCAAACAATATTAAAAAGCAAAACAGTTCTTTGGAAGTTACGATATTAAGTGATGAGAAGTACCCTCCGTACGATAGAATTCACCTCTGTCGTTTGGTTGACGGAGATGATGATACAGACAGAATATCTCTGCCCTTAGACCCGACCGTAAAATTGGAACTTTCTCAAAAAGTAGTAAGAGTAGACAAAGATGCTAAGCGTGTATTTTCTGACAACTCTATGTTTAGCTACGATAAGCTGATTATAGCAACCGGTTCCACACCAATCTCTCTGTTTAATATAGAAAATATAAAAAATGCAACAGTTTTTAGAAGTGCTGACGATTGTGAAATGATTAAATATGGCATTAACAATAGAGAGGTTGTTGTTGTAGGGAGCGGTCCGATAGGGCTTGAACTACTTGAAACTCTAAATGAGATGCCAAATGTGCAAGAGATAACTCTTCTTATCCGTGGTAAACATTTGTATGACAAAAACCTCTCAATAGACTCTATTAAAACCATTGAAGAGTGTTATCTAAAAGATGGAAAAATTAAAATATCCTATGAAGATGAGATAGTTGACAAAGTTATAGAAAACGGCGAGATTAAACTTCTTAAAACTAAAAAACTTGAAATAAAAAACCCGTTTTTAGTCTTTGGCGTCGGCATAAAGCCAAACATTGAGGAGTTCAGAGAGACGTTTGAGTGCAACAGAGGGATTTTAACAAATCTATACATGCAAACAGATGATGAGGATATCTATGCCGTTGGTGAGTGTGCAGAAGTTAGCGAGTTTAACTATGTAGCAGGACATGTAAAAGAGTGTACTGCTCAGGCTGATTGCGCTATCTCACATCTACTTCAAATAGATATAAAAGAGTTTGAACTAAACACAAGTATTGATATGTTGAAAGTTGGTGAGTTTGACTTAATTGAAGTTAATTCACCGAAGTTTACAAGTGATTATGAGAAGGTTCTCATAACATCAAAAGCAGACAACAGAATAGATGAGTATTTTGTAACTGATGACAAATTGACAAGATTTATAGGTATTAACTCTAATGTTGATGTAGGCTATTTGGAAACTCTAATAAACAGCGGAGAAAAGCTAGATATAAACTACTTGTATGAGAATAGACTAATCGGCGAGAGAGGGAGACTTATATGCAGTTGTGAGCATATTTACCAGCAAGATTTAGTTGATATTGTGACTCAAGCAGGAATTTCATCATTTTCAGAACTTGCACAGTTTAGTGAAGCGGGCAGGGTGTGTGGAAGATGTAAGGTTATGGTTGCAGATGTAATTAAAGAGTCTCAACATCTCATAGACCCGAATATGCCCAGAAAATCTCCAGAAGATATAAAAAGAGAAAAAGAGATTGCAGAAGTCTCCAAACGAATAGATAAATTTAACTCTATCCACCCGAGAAATAACCTAAGCACAGACAACCTAGAATCAGCAATGGCATCTCTCGATATAGGCAAAAAAGAGGTAAACAGCTGGATATCTATGGTAACTGCAAATATGCAGCTTCACCCTAGTTTTGAGCAGGTTGTAGACAATGCAGTTTGTAATCTGAATAAAGTCCCAATAATCTGGCTGGAGCTGGCAGATTGTAGCGGAAACTCAGAAGCTTTTATAAAATCAACAAACCCCGCTATAGAAGATCTTATTTTTGACTATATCTCACTTGACTATCATGAGTTGCTTATGAGTGCAAGCGGAGACCAGAGTGAGACAATTTTAGAAGATATCATAGAGAATGAAAAGGGTAAGTACATTTTAATGGTTGAGGGTGCAGTACCTTTGGCTATGGATGGAAAATACCTTAGAATCGGACCGAAAGGTGAGACAGGATTAGAGCTTCTGCAAAAATGTGCAAAAGATGCCGCACTTGTTATTGCAGTTGGAAGCTGTGCACTTGATGGCGGTGTTGTAGCAGCTCATCCAAACCCTACGGGTGCAGTTGGAGTTGCCGAGGCACTTAAACGTGATGATATTATCAATATTCCAGGATGTCCTACAAATCCGACAAACATAGTAGGAACTCTCCTCTCTTATATAATGTTTGAAGAGTTGCCGGCACTTGATAAGTTTAACCGTCCTCTTTGGGCATATGAGGGGAGAGTTCATGACAACTGTGAGAGACGCGGTCATTATGAACTTGGCGAGTTTGTAAAAGAGTGGGGCGATGAGGGTGCTAAAAAGGGTTACTGTCTCTTCGAAGTTGGATGCAAAGGTCCTTACACAAATGTAAACTGCCCGACCATGAAGTTCAATGCTGGAACAAGTTGGCCGGTTCAGGCTGGACATGGTTGTATGGGTTGTGTGGAAGTTGGCTTCTTTGATAAGTTTGCAAATGAGAGAAAGTATGTTGAGGATGAGAAATAA